A window of the Isosphaera pallida ATCC 43644 genome harbors these coding sequences:
- a CDS encoding TadE family protein, producing the protein MVRLTRRVGCSPGATTPRLRRGVTVVEMAIVVMVVFMFLMGIIEFSRILMTRVMWDNAARAGARLAVVSTDSLTDEELIQKIDSFLPAATKSTVVGGFNPNVNIRVFRADENGNELGHWKSAGFGQAIAVEISGEVSIISPIAMGGRNSINLRAFHMMYSEAN; encoded by the coding sequence ATGGTTCGACTCACGCGGAGGGTCGGTTGCAGTCCAGGAGCGACCACACCACGGCTTCGACGCGGTGTGACGGTGGTTGAAATGGCGATCGTGGTGATGGTCGTCTTCATGTTCCTGATGGGGATCATCGAGTTCAGCCGCATTCTGATGACGCGGGTGATGTGGGACAACGCCGCCCGCGCCGGCGCGCGGTTGGCGGTGGTTTCGACTGACTCGTTGACCGACGAAGAGTTGATTCAGAAAATCGATTCCTTCCTGCCGGCCGCGACCAAAAGCACGGTGGTGGGTGGGTTCAATCCCAACGTCAACATTCGGGTGTTCCGCGCCGACGAGAACGGCAATGAACTAGGTCACTGGAAGAGCGCCGGCTTCGGCCAGGCAATCGCGGTGGAAATCTCCGGCGAGGTCAGCATCATCTCGCCGATTGCGATGGGAGGACGCAACTCTATCAACCTGCGGGCGTTTCATATGATGTACAGCGAAGCCAACTAA